One genomic region from Nitrospira sp. CR1.1 encodes:
- a CDS encoding transposase encodes MPQFDCEIAASQLVNLWAYQHQVEIDVSRPGKPTDNAHVKSFNATLRWERLNTHWFESLSDAKHASRPGGERRTRAALTGRSRIEHQHKRSISWIHKSQFGHRDQRS; translated from the coding sequence ATTCCGCAATTCGATTGCGAGATAGCTGCCAGTCAGCTGGTCAATCTGTGGGCCTATCAACATCAGGTGGAGATCGATGTCTCACGACCCGGGAAGCCAACGGACAATGCCCACGTGAAATCCTTCAATGCCACGTTGCGATGGGAGCGCCTCAATACGCACTGGTTCGAGTCCCTGTCCGATGCCAAACACGCCTCGAGGCCGGGCGGTGAGCGCAGAACGAGAGCCGCCCTCACCGGGCGCTCTAGGATCGAACACCAGCACAAGCGGTCGATAAGCTGGATACATAAAAGTCAGTTCGGGCACCGTGACCAACGCTCATGA